One stretch of Alphaproteobacteria bacterium DNA includes these proteins:
- a CDS encoding hemerythrin family protein: protein MVIHAIRWSDEMTVGMPALDEDHRRLVVLMNKVIAACYAGVGNAMINTAMNELEAYTKEHFVREETLLEAKNDPNLAAHKQQHQELISQLAEMKSQKHGTEIIPILYRWLVVHIMETDRGYSHLFR, encoded by the coding sequence ATGGTAATTCACGCCATCAGGTGGTCGGACGAAATGACCGTCGGCATGCCTGCCTTGGACGAAGATCATCGCAGGCTGGTCGTCTTGATGAACAAGGTCATCGCGGCCTGCTATGCGGGCGTCGGCAACGCCATGATCAATACGGCCATGAACGAGCTTGAAGCCTATACCAAGGAACATTTCGTGCGCGAGGAAACCTTGCTGGAAGCTAAGAACGATCCGAATCTGGCGGCGCACAAGCAGCAGCACCAGGAACTTATATCCCAGCTTGCCGAAATGAAGTCGCAAAAGCACGGAACGGAGATCATCCCCATTCTTTACCGCTGGCTGGTCGTCCATATCATGGAAACCGACCGCGGCTACAGCCACCTGTTTCGCTAA
- a CDS encoding heavy-metal-associated domain-containing protein: MAITYRVDGMSCGKCAASVEKSIKSSAPTAQVAVDLEAKTVAVAGCDDEVLISNAIEDAGFTCLGKA; this comes from the coding sequence ATGGCCATAACCTATCGCGTCGACGGCATGTCCTGCGGCAAATGCGCGGCCTCGGTCGAGAAGTCCATCAAGTCGTCGGCGCCCACGGCCCAGGTCGCGGTTGACCTGGAAGCCAAGACGGTTGCCGTGGCGGGCTGCGACGATGAGGTCTTGATCTCGAACGCCATTGAGGATGCCGGTTTCACCTGTCTCGGCAAGGCGTAG
- a CDS encoding divergent polysaccharide deacetylase family protein: MRGQKPVALLLLLAIGIFLGVGFGSWVGDNKRNDLPLEVASQMPGSVLVTPPPQPQIQTQIQPQATPQAPAEATQIQQAKPSGPSPAAKPVPPAPSKLTVPPESGPYVATAIPDARIVAPPPLVSGTGAPPPWLAHAVPVPPGAGSGKPVIAVVIDDLGLDRRRTARVIDLAAPLTLAFLPYAQELQAQTASGRAKGHELLVHVPMEPVGANYDPGPESNLLKLGLSVEEIRNRLERDLSQFSNFVGVNNHMGSKFTADRASMRVVLSDLQARGLLFLDSRTSAQSAGGEVAREIGIPFAERNVFLDNEISRSAVDAQLAKLEDFARQYGHAIAIGHPHDATIEALATWLATLEAKGFVLVPVSAIVKRQSMLAGKKP, encoded by the coding sequence ATGCGTGGCCAAAAGCCCGTGGCCCTGCTGTTGCTTCTGGCGATCGGCATCTTCCTGGGCGTTGGTTTCGGAAGTTGGGTTGGCGACAATAAGCGCAATGACCTGCCGCTCGAAGTGGCGTCCCAGATGCCTGGATCGGTTCTGGTGACGCCGCCGCCACAGCCGCAGATTCAGACGCAGATTCAGCCTCAAGCAACGCCTCAGGCGCCAGCGGAAGCGACGCAGATTCAACAAGCGAAACCCTCTGGGCCTTCGCCAGCGGCCAAGCCCGTTCCCCCGGCGCCTAGCAAGTTGACCGTGCCGCCAGAAAGCGGTCCCTATGTCGCCACCGCCATTCCCGACGCCAGGATCGTGGCGCCGCCGCCTTTGGTCAGCGGGACCGGCGCGCCGCCGCCCTGGCTGGCCCATGCGGTGCCCGTGCCGCCCGGCGCCGGCAGCGGCAAGCCGGTGATCGCCGTGGTGATCGACGATCTGGGGCTGGACCGCAGGCGCACCGCGCGCGTGATCGATTTGGCGGCCCCCCTGACTCTGGCCTTCTTGCCCTATGCCCAGGAATTGCAAGCCCAAACGGCGTCAGGGCGCGCCAAGGGCCATGAATTGCTGGTTCACGTTCCGATGGAGCCGGTGGGGGCCAATTACGATCCGGGGCCGGAAAGCAATCTCTTGAAGCTGGGCTTGTCGGTCGAGGAAATCCGCAACAGGCTAGAGCGCGATCTGTCGCAATTTTCCAACTTTGTCGGCGTCAACAATCACATGGGCAGCAAGTTCACCGCCGATCGCGCCAGCATGCGCGTGGTGTTGTCGGACCTGCAGGCCAGAGGATTGCTGTTTCTCGACTCCCGCACCTCGGCCCAGTCGGCGGGAGGCGAAGTGGCCCGCGAGATCGGCATTCCCTTTGCCGAGCGCAATGTGTTCCTGGATAATGAAATCAGCCGGTCGGCGGTGGATGCGCAATTGGCCAAGCTGGAAGACTTCGCCCGCCAATATGGACATGCCATCGCCATCGGGCATCCGCACGACGCCACCATAGAGGCGCTGGCGACATGGCTTGCGACGCTGGAGGCGAAGGGATTCGTCCTGGTTCCCGTCAGCGCCATCGTCAAGCGCCAGTCGATGCTGGCTGGCAAGAAACCATAG
- the secF gene encoding protein translocase subunit SecF, with protein MKLVRRFLPQDTKYDFVSKRLIAYAFTTVLVLGSIVSLATQGLNLGVDFAGGILMEVKHQNGPADLAHMRSTVSGLQLGEVALQEFGAPDLVLVRLQRQAGGEAEQQLAVAKVKTALGEGYDYRRTEFVGPKVGEELIQGGILAVVLSVLAISVYVWFRFEWQFGLGAMIATFHDAITTLGVFSVTGLEFNLTSVAAILTIIGFSINDTVVSYDRARENLRKFKTMPAYDIINLSINETLARTYLTNGTVFVSVLSLFLFGGEVIRGFSAAMLWGVIVGTYSSIYVAMPVLYHFNLRQIVKGKQSGGADDEQAAEAP; from the coding sequence ATGAAGCTGGTTCGCCGTTTCCTGCCGCAGGACACCAAGTACGACTTCGTTTCGAAGCGCTTGATCGCCTATGCCTTTACGACCGTGTTGGTTCTGGGGTCCATCGTCTCATTGGCCACGCAGGGGCTTAATCTGGGCGTCGATTTCGCTGGCGGCATTCTGATGGAGGTCAAACATCAGAATGGACCGGCAGATCTGGCCCATATGCGATCCACCGTATCAGGCCTTCAATTGGGCGAAGTGGCGTTGCAGGAATTCGGCGCACCCGACTTGGTTCTGGTGCGCCTGCAACGACAGGCCGGAGGCGAGGCCGAGCAGCAGTTGGCTGTCGCCAAGGTAAAGACGGCCTTGGGCGAAGGCTATGATTACCGTCGCACCGAATTCGTTGGTCCCAAGGTGGGTGAGGAACTGATCCAGGGCGGCATCCTGGCCGTTGTCCTGTCTGTTCTGGCCATCAGCGTCTATGTCTGGTTTCGTTTCGAATGGCAGTTCGGCCTGGGCGCCATGATCGCCACATTCCACGACGCCATCACCACGCTGGGCGTTTTCTCGGTCACGGGGCTTGAATTCAACCTGACCAGCGTTGCCGCCATCCTGACCATCATCGGTTTTTCCATCAACGATACGGTGGTGTCCTACGACCGGGCGCGCGAGAATTTGCGCAAGTTCAAAACGATGCCCGCCTACGACATCATCAATCTCAGCATCAACGAAACGCTGGCCCGCACCTATTTGACCAACGGCACGGTCTTCGTCTCTGTCCTATCCTTGTTCCTGTTCGGCGGCGAGGTGATCCGCGGCTTTTCGGCGGCCATGTTGTGGGGCGTGATCGTCGGCACCTATTCCTCGATCTATGTCGCCATGCCGGTACTTTATCATTTCAACTTGCGCCAGATCGTCAAAGGCAAGCAATCCGGCGGCGCCGATGACGAACAGGCCGCCGAGGCTCCTTGA
- the secD gene encoding protein translocase subunit SecD, with product MRIESWKLILVALVCLGGALFALPNALPASALAMMPAWLKPVNLGLDLQGGSHLLLEVDLKAVFKEQAVSLVESARTALRKENIRYIGLGADADGLRVTIPEADQREKARDLLRKLDAGTEIAEAENGAMSLRYQEFAINEKRRAVLGQSIEIVRRRIDEMGTREPTIVRQGEDRILLQLPGVENPEHVKSLLGKTAKLTFHLVDHGVSPQDAYAGRVPPGSEVLHETEGRNGEGARIVVIRRKVELGGEALVDASAGFTEGQAVVNFRFNGQGAKKFGAITTENAGKQFAIVLDGKVISAPVIREPILGGSGQISGSFTAQTANDLALLLRAGALPAPLTILEERTVGPDLGADSIYAGKVASAIGLMLVAIFMLLIYGLFGVFANIALVVNLILLLGLLSMMGATLTLPGIAGIVLTMGMAVDANVLIYERMREEFRLGRGIVSACTAGFKRALVTIVDSQLTTLIAAVLLFQFGTGPVRGFAVTLAIGLFTSMFTAILVVQLMISLWLKYARPKALPI from the coding sequence ATGCGCATCGAAAGCTGGAAGCTGATTCTGGTTGCCCTGGTTTGTTTGGGAGGGGCGCTTTTCGCCTTGCCGAACGCGCTTCCGGCCAGCGCGCTTGCGATGATGCCCGCTTGGCTGAAGCCGGTCAATCTGGGGCTTGATCTTCAGGGCGGGTCGCATCTGCTGCTGGAAGTCGATCTGAAGGCGGTGTTCAAGGAACAGGCGGTGTCGCTGGTTGAATCGGCCCGCACGGCGCTTCGCAAGGAGAATATCCGCTATATCGGCCTAGGCGCCGACGCCGACGGCTTGCGCGTCACCATTCCCGAAGCGGATCAGCGTGAAAAGGCCCGCGACCTTTTGCGCAAGCTGGATGCCGGGACCGAGATCGCCGAGGCCGAGAACGGCGCCATGTCGCTGCGCTATCAGGAATTCGCCATCAACGAAAAACGGCGCGCCGTTCTGGGCCAGTCGATCGAGATCGTACGCAGGCGAATCGACGAAATGGGCACGCGCGAACCCACCATCGTCCGCCAGGGCGAGGATCGCATCTTGCTGCAATTGCCGGGCGTCGAGAATCCGGAACATGTGAAAAGCCTTTTGGGCAAGACCGCCAAACTCACTTTCCATCTGGTCGATCATGGCGTCAGCCCGCAAGACGCCTATGCCGGTCGCGTGCCGCCGGGGTCCGAAGTCCTGCATGAAACCGAAGGCCGCAATGGCGAAGGGGCCAGGATCGTCGTGATCCGTCGCAAGGTGGAGTTGGGCGGCGAAGCGCTGGTCGACGCCAGTGCCGGCTTTACGGAAGGCCAAGCGGTGGTCAATTTCCGCTTCAACGGCCAGGGCGCCAAGAAGTTCGGCGCGATCACCACCGAAAACGCGGGCAAGCAGTTCGCCATCGTGCTCGACGGCAAGGTGATCAGCGCACCCGTGATCCGCGAACCCATTCTGGGCGGGTCGGGGCAGATTTCCGGCAGCTTCACCGCGCAGACGGCCAACGATCTGGCCTTGTTGCTGCGCGCTGGCGCGCTGCCTGCTCCGCTCACCATTTTGGAAGAACGCACGGTCGGACCCGATCTGGGCGCCGACTCGATCTATGCTGGCAAGGTCGCCAGCGCGATCGGTCTGATGTTAGTCGCCATCTTCATGCTGCTGATCTATGGCCTGTTCGGCGTTTTCGCCAATATCGCCCTGGTCGTCAACCTGATCTTGCTGCTGGGTCTGTTGTCGATGATGGGGGCGACGCTGACCCTGCCGGGCATCGCGGGCATCGTTCTCACCATGGGCATGGCGGTGGACGCCAACGTGCTGATCTACGAGCGCATGCGGGAAGAATTCCGCCTTGGGCGCGGCATCGTTTCCGCCTGCACGGCGGGTTTCAAGCGCGCTTTGGTGACCATCGTCGATTCCCAGCTGACCACCCTGATCGCCGCCGTTCTGCTGTTCCAGTTCGGAACCGGCCCGGTGCGCGGCTTTGCCGTTACCCTGGCGATTGGATTGTTCACCTCGATGTTCACGGCCATTCTGGTCGTGCAACTGATGATCTCGCTGTGGCTGAAATACGCCCGGCCCAAAGCCTTGCCGATTTGA
- the yajC gene encoding preprotein translocase subunit YajC, giving the protein MLISEALAQTATAAPGGGMDSLQSLLPLVLIFILFYFLLIRPQQKKMKEHKAKLSALRRGDKVVTGGGIIGQIVKVQDGEVIVEIAENVKVKVIQDTITAVLSKSEPVGKDAGDGDAAKPANEGKGGSMLGKLLSGKKD; this is encoded by the coding sequence ATGCTGATTTCCGAGGCGCTCGCCCAGACCGCAACCGCTGCCCCCGGCGGTGGAATGGATTCGCTGCAATCGCTGCTGCCGCTGGTTCTGATTTTCATCCTCTTCTATTTCCTGCTGATCCGTCCGCAGCAAAAGAAGATGAAGGAACACAAGGCCAAGCTGAGCGCGTTGCGACGCGGCGACAAGGTGGTGACCGGCGGCGGCATCATCGGCCAGATCGTCAAGGTGCAAGACGGCGAAGTCATCGTCGAGATCGCCGAGAATGTGAAGGTCAAGGTCATTCAAGACACGATCACCGCGGTGTTGTCGAAGTCCGAGCCGGTGGGCAAGGACGCTGGCGACGGCGACGCGGCCAAGCCCGCCAATGAAGGCAAGGGCGGCTCGATGCTGGGCAAGTTGCTGTCCGGCAAGAAAGACTGA
- a CDS encoding ATP-binding protein translates to MNEMDLLRRIAEALERLAPGLKPLNDLHKADAFVWHAQTQALQPVPKVNRVPLALLKGIDGQCGKLLDNTRRFSLGLPANNALLWGARGTGKSSLVKAVHAAINQDSPGALALVEIHREDIPSLPRLLGVLKQSGRRCVLFCDDLSFDAQDDAYKSLKAVLEGGIEGRPANVLFYATSNRRHLMARDMIENERSTAINPGEAVEEKVSLSDRFGLWLGFHNADQDTYLSMVNGYAKEYGLKIAPDALKRQALEWSVTRGSRSGRVAWQFIQDLAGQLGQKIEE, encoded by the coding sequence ATGAACGAAATGGACCTACTGCGCCGCATCGCCGAAGCCCTGGAGCGCCTCGCCCCGGGTCTTAAGCCATTGAACGACCTTCATAAGGCCGACGCCTTCGTCTGGCATGCGCAAACGCAAGCCTTGCAGCCCGTGCCCAAGGTCAACCGGGTGCCGCTAGCGCTTCTGAAGGGCATTGATGGACAGTGCGGCAAATTGCTGGACAACACGCGCCGCTTTTCCTTGGGATTGCCCGCCAACAACGCCCTGCTGTGGGGGGCCAGGGGAACCGGCAAAAGCTCGTTGGTAAAGGCCGTGCATGCGGCAATCAACCAAGACTCCCCGGGGGCCTTGGCGCTGGTGGAAATCCACCGCGAGGATATCCCCTCGCTGCCTCGCCTGCTTGGCGTGCTGAAACAAAGCGGGCGGCGCTGCGTGCTGTTTTGCGACGACCTGTCCTTCGACGCCCAGGACGACGCCTACAAATCGCTGAAGGCCGTGCTGGAAGGCGGCATCGAGGGCAGGCCCGCCAATGTCTTGTTTTACGCCACCTCGAACCGTCGCCATCTGATGGCCCGCGACATGATCGAAAACGAGCGCTCGACGGCGATCAATCCCGGAGAGGCGGTCGAGGAAAAGGTCTCGCTCTCCGACCGTTTCGGGCTGTGGCTTGGCTTTCACAATGCCGACCAGGACACTTATCTGTCCATGGTCAACGGCTATGCCAAGGAATATGGGCTGAAAATCGCCCCCGACGCCCTGAAGCGCCAAGCGCTGGAATGGTCGGTCACCCGCGGATCGCGCTCGGGCCGCGTGGCTTGGCAATTCATCCAGGATCTGGCTGGCCAACTGGGCCAAAAAATCGAAGAGTAA
- a CDS encoding peptidoglycan DD-metalloendopeptidase family protein, which yields MRSIIDLNGLSAPFKLLVGQRLKLPVSQPPVQSAAFMPSRPPMTRSDPEPTPAARPGPEPAALVFPEPRPKAGKGFLWPVKGPLVEGFGVTGKGQNNDGINIGAKRGAYVRASENGVVVFAGSELKGFGNLLLVKHQDGWVSAYAHNDLLLVGKGDRVDRGQAIARVGATGLVTSPQLHFELRHNSRPVDPVTQLVDG from the coding sequence ATGCGAAGTATCATCGATCTGAACGGATTGTCCGCCCCCTTCAAGCTGCTGGTCGGCCAGCGTTTGAAATTGCCCGTTTCCCAGCCCCCCGTTCAAAGTGCGGCCTTCATGCCATCCAGGCCGCCCATGACCCGCTCTGACCCCGAACCAACCCCGGCGGCAAGGCCTGGGCCTGAACCGGCTGCGCTGGTTTTTCCCGAACCCCGGCCCAAGGCGGGCAAGGGCTTTTTGTGGCCGGTGAAAGGGCCGCTGGTCGAAGGTTTCGGCGTGACTGGCAAGGGCCAGAACAATGACGGCATCAATATCGGCGCCAAGCGCGGCGCTTATGTGCGGGCCAGCGAGAATGGCGTGGTGGTCTTTGCGGGCAGCGAGTTGAAGGGGTTTGGCAATCTGCTGCTGGTCAAGCATCAAGATGGCTGGGTGTCGGCCTATGCCCATAACGATCTGCTGCTGGTCGGCAAGGGCGACCGGGTGGATCGTGGCCAGGCCATCGCCAGGGTCGGCGCCACTGGGCTGGTGACAAGCCCGCAATTGCATTTCGAATTGCGCCACAATTCCAGACCGGTCGATCCGGTGACGCAATTGGTGGATGGATAG
- a CDS encoding DUF86 domain-containing protein: MKRDPVLYLADMQEFAEAARQFLDHVTFEDFTQDTKTKFAVFHALEMLAEASRRVPKEIVDRHPEIPWRQIIGMRNVLAHDYLGLKLDRIYETVRVFIPELLAKLPRLIDEVETLAGEG; the protein is encoded by the coding sequence ATGAAGCGTGACCCCGTCCTCTATCTTGCCGACATGCAGGAATTCGCCGAGGCGGCGCGTCAGTTTCTCGATCACGTTACCTTTGAAGATTTCACGCAGGATACCAAAACGAAATTCGCGGTTTTCCATGCGCTGGAAATGTTGGCCGAGGCTTCGCGTCGTGTCCCCAAAGAGATTGTCGACCGACATCCTGAGATTCCCTGGCGGCAGATTATCGGCATGCGAAATGTTTTGGCGCACGACTATCTCGGCCTGAAGCTGGACCGCATCTATGAAACAGTGCGCGTCTTTATTCCCGAATTGTTGGCGAAGCTGCCCCGCTTGATTGATGAAGTAGAGACTTTGGCCGGAGAAGGGTAG
- a CDS encoding nucleotidyltransferase family protein, which yields MRSLDQILTTLRQIKPMLELRYPLRSMGVFGSYARGEQSEESDLDLLVELGDGMTLIDFVRLQQEIGDAVGINVDLAEKEALKPRIAPYILKEAVMV from the coding sequence ATGCGCAGCCTGGATCAGATATTGACGACACTTCGCCAGATCAAGCCGATGCTTGAACTGCGCTATCCCTTGCGCTCGATGGGGGTTTTCGGCTCTTACGCTCGCGGCGAGCAGAGTGAGGAAAGCGATCTTGACCTGTTGGTCGAATTGGGCGACGGGATGACCTTGATCGATTTCGTTCGCCTGCAACAGGAAATCGGCGATGCCGTAGGGATCAATGTCGATCTGGCCGAGAAAGAGGCGCTCAAGCCGCGCATTGCGCCTTACATTCTCAAGGAAGCCGTGATGGTATGA